The genomic DNA GGAGGAGACGGGCTGCCGGGTGTCGTTGCATCCCAAGGCGCCGAGCCCACTGGACGTGGACGTGCACCTCATCTCCGCGCGCAAGGATGAGCCCGAGCACCTGCACCTGGACGTGCGCTTCCTGGTGGTGGCGGAGAACCCGGAGGCCCTGCTGCACGACCCGAACGAGTCCTCGGGCGCCCAGTGGTTCGGTTGGGACGAGGCCCTGGCGCGGGTGGGGCAGGAGGCCGCGCTGCGGCGCCTGATGGAGAAGGCCCGGGGGGTGGTGCGCGGGGGCTGACTCACCCGCCTCCGAGCAGGTGCCAGTGATGCAGCCAGAGGGTGAGGAGGGCCGAGGCCAGGGCGACTCCCGAGAAGAGCAGCCGCCAGGTCCATGAGCCCCCGCCGCGTCGCCCCGTCCGAGCGCTCCAGAAGAGCGCCCCGGGGGTGAGGCCCACGCCCAGCAGCGCGCTCGTCCGGGTGGCGCCGAGCAGCCACGGGGTGTCGTCGCCATCGAAGGGCACGAGCGGGCGCACCAGTAGCACGACGCCGGTGAGCACGAGCAGATTCCACAGGCTCAGGGCCGCCAGGGGCGCCACGGCCCCGGTGCGCAGGAGGAGTCCCATCCCCACGGCCAGCGCGAAGAGCGCGCCGCATCCGGCGAACAACCCCAGGGCGACGGGCGCGGTGTCGTACCAGGGCGCGCGCTCATAGGCCTCCAGGGGCCGGTTCTCGAGGAACAGGTGGGTGATGTGTCCCTGGGCATCCTCCCGGAAGGCCACGCGGTCGGGAGCGTCCGGGGTCTCGGCGGGCTGGAAGAGCAGGGGTTCCTTCTCCACCCAGCGGCGGGCCGTCATGCCGGGCTGATGGACGCGCAGGGTGCCCTCCTCCTCGCGCACGCGGATTTCCTGGCGCCACGCGAGCGAGGCCTCCGCCGTGCCGGAGCTCCTCCACGTCGTCTGGTAGGTGCCGGTGAATCGCTCGGGCCGTGTGACGAGGCGCTTCGTGGGCGCTCGAGGCGGGGGCGCGGGGAAGTCGCGGTCGAGCAGGGCGCGCAGCAGCTCCATCCGGGCCCGCTGCGCGGCGTTTCGCTCTCCCAGGCCGTTGTAGGAGACGAACAGGCCCCAGCCGTGCTCGGGCATCAGCACCAGCAGCGAGGTGAACTGGTACGCGTCTCCCGTGTGGCCGAGGAGCCGCCGCCCATTCAGGTGGAACTCCATGAAGCCATGGGCCCACCCACTCAGCCGGGCGTCGTGCGTGAAGTGCTGTTGATGCATCCGCCGCACCGTCTCCTCGCCCAGGATGCGGTGGCCGTCGACCGCGCCTCCGTGGAGGTGCGCGAGCATGAAGCGCGCGAGGTCCGGCGCCGTCGTGAGCATCGAGCCGCTCGACGCCACCACCACCCGCTCCAGGGGTTGGGCGCGCGGGCGCCCTTGTTCCAGGGGGTGGCCGAGCGCCGTGTCCGCGACGAACTCGGGAGGCACCGATCGCCGGAAGAGGGTGCGCCGCATGCCCAACGGCTCCCAGATTTCCTCGCGGAGATGGTCCTCGAAGGGTTGGCCCGTGACGCGCTCGACGATGTGCTCGGCCAGGGCCGCTCCATAATCGGAGTACGCCGAGAGCTCTCCGGGAGGGCGGACCCGCGGGGGCCTTCGCTCCTGGAGATAGTCGACCAGGGCGTCCGGGGTCGGACCCGCGGGCCAGAGACGTTCGGGGACCGCGAAGCCGCCCGTGTGCGCCATCAGGTGCCGGAGCGTGACGGGCTCCGGGAAGGTGCGGGGAAGCTGGAGGCCTTCTTCCAGCCAGGTATTCACGTCCGTGTCCAGCTCGAGCTGGCCCCGCTCGACGAGCCGCATCACCGCCGTCCAGACGAACAGCTTGCCCACGGAGGCCACGCGAAAGAGCGTGCGCTCCGCGTCCACGGGAAGGCCCCGGCCGGTGTCCGCCTCGCCATGGCCCTGGGTCAGCACCACCCGGCCGTCGCGCACCACCAACACGGTCGCGCCGGGAATCCGGTGGTCCGCGAGCTGACGGGTGACGACCCGCCGCACGAACGCGTCCAGGGGCTCGGCGGAGTCTCCAGGGAGCGTCTGGGCTCGGACGGGGGTGGCGGCTCCCAGGAGCACGAGCACCAGGACGGTCAGGCCCACGCGGGGGCTGGCGGCGAGGGACTCTGTCAGACGGGCCTCAGTTCCGGGGCACGGGCGCGGGCGTCAGGGAACTGCGGGGCAGCCGCACGGCGAAGCGGGTGCCCTCGCCATCGAGTGATGTCACCCGGATGCGGCCTCCATGGGCCAGCACCAACTGCCGGGTGATGTAGAGCCCCAGCCCCACGCTGCCCGCGCCGCTGCCCGCCTGACGTCCGCGGCGGAAGGGCTCGAACAGGTCGGGCAGGCTGGCCGGGTCGATGGGGGAGCCCTCGTTGTGGATCTCCACGAGCACCGTGGAGGCTTCCCCCGCGCAGCGCACCCGCACGGCCGTGTGCGGCGGGCTGTGTTGGATGGCGTTGCCCACGAGGTTGCCGAACACCTGCGCGAGCCGATCCCCATCCCACTCGCCCTGGCCGTCTCCCTCCCGGACGAAGTCCAACTGGCGCTCCGGATGGCTCGCGGCGAACTCCTCCACCACGCCGCGCGTCAGCTCGAAGAGATCCGAGCGCTTGCGCTCCACGGGGATTCCGCCACCCAGCCGCGCCTGGCTGAAGTCCAAGAGGTCGCGGATGAGGCGGGTGGAGCGATCCGTGGCGGTGATGATGCGCGTGAGGCTCTTGCTCTGCCGCTCGTCGAGCCCCGTGCGCGCGAGCAGCGTGGAGGCGGAGATGCGGATGACGCTCAGG from Melittangium boletus DSM 14713 includes the following:
- a CDS encoding serine hydrolase domain-containing protein; this translates as MGLTVLVLVLLGAATPVRAQTLPGDSAEPLDAFVRRVVTRQLADHRIPGATVLVVRDGRVVLTQGHGEADTGRGLPVDAERTLFRVASVGKLFVWTAVMRLVERGQLELDTDVNTWLEEGLQLPRTFPEPVTLRHLMAHTGGFAVPERLWPAGPTPDALVDYLQERRPPRVRPPGELSAYSDYGAALAEHIVERVTGQPFEDHLREEIWEPLGMRRTLFRRSVPPEFVADTALGHPLEQGRPRAQPLERVVVASSGSMLTTAPDLARFMLAHLHGGAVDGHRILGEETVRRMHQQHFTHDARLSGWAHGFMEFHLNGRRLLGHTGDAYQFTSLLVLMPEHGWGLFVSYNGLGERNAAQRARMELLRALLDRDFPAPPPRAPTKRLVTRPERFTGTYQTTWRSSGTAEASLAWRQEIRVREEEGTLRVHQPGMTARRWVEKEPLLFQPAETPDAPDRVAFREDAQGHITHLFLENRPLEAYERAPWYDTAPVALGLFAGCGALFALAVGMGLLLRTGAVAPLAALSLWNLLVLTGVVLLVRPLVPFDGDDTPWLLGATRTSALLGVGLTPGALFWSARTGRRGGGSWTWRLLFSGVALASALLTLWLHHWHLLGGG